Within Hyalangium ruber, the genomic segment GGAATGCACGGGCAGCAAGGTCCAGCTCAAGTCGTGGAAGGGCGACTACCTGCACCGCCCCGACAGCGCCCAGGGCGTCACCTCGTGGGGCACCGGCATTGGCAACGGGTGGGCGCCCGAGTTCGCCAGCGGCAAGCTCAAGCTGAAGTCGTGGAAGGGCGACTACCTGCACCGCCCCGACACCGCCCAGGGGGTCACCTCGTGGGGCACTGGCGTTGGCAACGAGTGGGCCCTGGCCGTCGTTCCCTGACCGTCAGGGAAACGCGCCCCTCCAGGTGCCTCAGGGAGGATGGGGCACGAGGCTGTGGCGCAAGGGCGGAGCCGCGACAGCGTGTTTCTGCCCACCGTGCGGCGCTCGAGTCATCGGGGAGGGCGGCATTCGGGGGCTTTGAGCGGTGTCCGCGTCGGGCAGCCGGAAGGTGGCGATGAGCTGCTGGAGCGACTCCGCCTGCGAGGCGAGCTCCTCGGCGGTCGCGGCGAGCTCCTCCGAGGCCGCCGCGCTCCCCTGCGTGATGTTGTTCATCTGCGTCATCGCCTCGGACACCTGGCTGACGGTGCGCGACTGCTCGAAGGAGGCCGCGGAGACCCGCCGGACCAGCTCCTCGGTCCCTCGGATCGCCGGCACGAGCCCCTCGAGCAGCTCGCCGGACAGCGCCGCCGTCTTCACGCTCACGGAGGACTGCACGCTGATCTCCTTCGCCGCCTCCCGGCTCCGCTCGGACAGCTTGCGGACCTCCGAGGCGACGACCGCGAACCCCTTCCCGTGCTCCCCCGCCCGCGCGGCCTCGATGGCCGCGTTCAGCGCCAACAGGTTCGTCTGGTAGGCGATCTCCTCGATGATGCCGACCTTGGCCGCGATGTCCGTCATCGCCCGCACCGTCTGCGAGACCGCCTGCCCACCCTCCTCGGCCTCGCGCGCCGCCTGGATGGCCATCTGCTCCATCGCCCGCGAGCTCTCGGCGTTCTCCTGGATGCTGCGGCTCATCTGCCCGAGGTTGGTGCTCGTCTCCTCCGCGGCGACGGCCTGCGCCGACGTGCCCTGGGAGAGGCTCGCCGAGGAAGAGGCCAGCTGCCCCGCCGCCGCGTTGAGCGTGGTGGCGCCCATCCGCACCTCCGCCATCATCTCGGAGAGCCTGCGCACCATCTCCTTCAGGGCGAAGAGGAGGCTGGCGCGGTCATTGACCCGCGTCTCCACATGCACGGACAGGTCGCCGTCCGCCACCCGGCGCACCATCTCCGCCGCGTATCCCGGCTCTCCGCCAAGCTGCTCGGAGATCACCAGCGTCGTGAGCGAGCCGACCACCAGCGCGAGGACCACGGCCGAGGTGATGACGACCCACACGAAGCTCCTGAAGTCCTCGTACGAGGCCGTCGCCTGATCCGAGAAGTGCTGCAT encodes:
- a CDS encoding methyl-accepting chemotaxis protein, whose product is MKVVTKLALGFGLLMLLAVFVGVQGLRGMAQMDERLDTMHERHAVGLSKLITADVHMLHMSRTLRNVVLDVGTQRLDSRLAEMAASRKAFEEAFSVYRQRISNSDPVQQSKVEEVDKLMAKLQQEQDQVLRRASTGQLPGLLQTSKDLYTDAGVVQVRQIENQLEEVIRDLETHKLAAMQHFSDQATASYEDFRSFVWVVITSAVVLALVVGSLTTLVISEQLGGEPGYAAEMVRRVADGDLSVHVETRVNDRASLLFALKEMVRRLSEMMAEVRMGATTLNAAAGQLASSSASLSQGTSAQAVAAEETSTNLGQMSRSIQENAESSRAMEQMAIQAAREAEEGGQAVSQTVRAMTDIAAKVGIIEEIAYQTNLLALNAAIEAARAGEHGKGFAVVASEVRKLSERSREAAKEISVQSSVSVKTAALSGELLEGLVPAIRGTEELVRRVSAASFEQSRTVSQVSEAMTQMNNITQGSAAASEELAATAEELASQAESLQQLIATFRLPDADTAQSPRMPPSPMTRAPHGGQKHAVAAPPLRHSLVPHPP